tttgtttctactTCTTGTGTTTAGATGACAAATTATCTAGGTTCGATCTCAGTCTGCATCCTTTCACGAGAGTTATGTTTGGCTCGCGAGAATATAGGAAAAATGCTGATAAAATCGAGTTTTGAATCTGAAGCGTCTTATCATCTCAGATTTTCACTTATTTGAGTAAACTGTGAGCTcgaatttgatttttttcttatgaatttCAGGTTCGATTTGTAATTCACAGTATCTTTCATTTGATTTGTATGGAAGTACGCCTAGGAAAATAAATTTTTGACCTGTGAAGCACATGGATCCCAATCGCTTCCGGCTCTAATTGGTTCTGTTTGATCGCTGAGAAAACATAGAAAAAGAGATTAGAATGATTGGATTCACAGATTTTGTTTCAGTAAGCGTTTTGTAACTCATTGTAGGTACCGATTTCACTTTCTGATAGGAAAAGGAAGTCTtagcatttcattttctttccatGATACTCACAGCAACTAGCCTATGGGAATTTGATTGTTCGAATTTGCTtctgtttctttgtttcttgctcttttCAACTTGCGTCTGTTTATGTGAAGTTCTTGCAAAAACGTAACAAATTAAATATGATTTCATTATTAACTGTGTTTAGGATAATACTGTGGATTTTCCTGAAATCTCTTGTTTTCGATATTctaatatatattttcttttaaattgttATGTAGGAGACCAAATGCTGTACCAAATGGACAAGCATCACAGTTTCGATCTCAACCATCAGACCAGTCATACTCTCAGGGACTCTCATCTCAGCATAACATGTTTTCTCAACTGTCTCAGAACTCCCAATGTGACGTTCTCACAAACGATCAGGTTAAATCTCGTTTCAGCTTCAAGCCAAGTGTTAAGCTCTTATATGCTTGTTATTGAAGTGGAGAAAAAGAAAGCTTAATTTGTGTCTTCGTCATTTTATTTTGATGAACAGACAATTCAAAGAAGTAGATAGCATTCATTGTCATTTCTTTTACTCAGAACTTAGTTGGATACTTGGATTGATTATTAGAATTCTTTCTCATTCAaaggttttgtttctgtttATACTATCTCTGCAGAGGTTTGGGTCTCAAGAACGAGCGAATTCTGCTAAGAAAGTTGCTTACTTACCCCTAAGTAGTCATGCACGTGATGAGAGTCAAGTGCAGATCTCAAGATCTTCCACCAACCTCATGCGCAAGTGGAGTTCCGCTTCTGTTTTAGATCATCAATGTAAGTTTTATCCAAAGTTGGACAGGAATATATAGTGTCCAGAAATGCCCTTTAAGTATATTGGTAATGTCTATTTTGTTAAGTATTACGGAAGGTTGTTAAGATTAATTTGTAACTGGGTAAGCATATCGGGCCAATAAATTCTTGCTCTTTATGTGTAGCCTAATGTATTACATGCCTGAGCAGGTCTGAATAGTGAGGAATTTGAACACCGGATTGGAGTGATGGAAACTTCATTAAATAAGTTTGGAATGATCTTGGATTCTGTCCAGAGTGATGTCATGCAAGTAAACAAGGGGATGAAGGATGTTTCTATGGAGAGTGAGTAATCTATTTTTCTGCGTACTGAATATATAGGAGTGGCTTTGAAGTTGAATTACTAAGCATATATTTTAACTTGTTTGTTCCATTTCTCATTAATCTAATTGTTAAATTATTCTAACTTACCACCATTTTTAAAATAAAGAACTTCATTATGACCGATAGGACTTATACATTACTTGTTAAGGGGAAGAAAAACTGATCTCGGCTGCACACATTGTCAAAAGTTTCACATCataattaatttgaatattattttccatttcaattttaattcagTGGAAGTAGTGCGGCAGAAGTTGATGGCTCAGGATCACTTATTGCAGTTAATGGTAATAGCACCCGCATAAAGTCTCTGCTTAGTTCCTTCATGCGTCCATGATTCTGGACTTTCGAACTAAACTGATATGTGGTGAAGCAGATTAAGGGGCAAGAAGATTTCAAAACTAGCCTTGACGGAGGCATCAAGTCTATTTCTGAAGAAGTGAGCAAAATTACCTATCAAGACAAATTACAGGAGATTTCCTTGGCGCTTTCAGCCTTACCAGAAAAGATAGGTGTCACTGAAGCAACTTTACTGAAATCACAAAACAAGCTGCACGAATCCTTCGTCAAGGAAATGCAGGTCTGTATGATGTACAATGGACAGCTCTACGACACATGCAAATATATAAGGCTTTGAGATCATCAATTTTGAAATATCCCATTTTCATTGAGATAACATAGAGCAACTCTTTAATAaattgcaacttttttttttctgacgcAAGAAATGCTGATCTGGGTTTCCAGACATTTTCTATTGACCCATTGAACTTTCGGTTATAAAACTTTCCATGCTTAGGAGATTATTAAATCCGTTTTTTTCTCATCTTTGTTTTCTTGCAGAAATTTCCTTGCAGCCAGAATCAGAGTACCTCCATTAAAATATGTGAAGCACCCTCTATAATTCCTCCAAAGGTGACCTACATTTCCATTTACACCACATTAACTTAGTCAAGCACGCACGGACTATGGTACCTTACTGGGAAGCTTTTTATATCTGGAAATTGCAGGGTGCTGCCTATTGTGCCATTGCACAAGGAAATCCACAGCCTATTAAAAGGTATGGGAGGAAGTGTATTTCAATTGTTTATTTGATACGAAAGAGTAATGTGTTCTTTATACCGTTTCTTTGAAATATAGGTGCATTGATCACCAGCAGCACCATAACAGGGTATTTTGTGTCATTGTAGTGTTTTGCCCTCTGGGAAATTTAAAAAGCCTCGTCTTGATTCCAGTTCAGCTGTGCCTCCGAAGGTTGGTGTACAAGCAGTTGTAGTTCCAAAGATTGAAACAGGAGGCTGGAACTCTGTTAAGGTAAAAAGATCCACCGTGAGTGATAATGGGTTGCAGAAAGTACAAAAGCCTAGCAGATTTGCTTCCATTCAACAGGTAGCCTGTAGTTTTGT
This region of Malus domestica chromosome 07, GDT2T_hap1 genomic DNA includes:
- the LOC103401937 gene encoding putative recombination initiation defects 3 isoform X1 → MKLKINKVCDLSSISVLPPHTRRPNAVPNGQASQFRSQPSDQSYSQGLSSQHNMFSQLSQNSQCDVLTNDQRFGSQERANSAKKVAYLPLSSHARDESQVQISRSSTNLMRKWSSASVLDHQCLNSEEFEHRIGVMETSLNKFGMILDSVQSDVMQVNKGMKDVSMEMEVVRQKLMAQDHLLQLMIKGQEDFKTSLDGGIKSISEEVSKITYQDKLQEISLALSALPEKIGVTEATLLKSQNKLHESFVKEMQKFPCSQNQSTSIKICEAPSIIPPKGAAYCAIAQGNPQPIKSVLPSGKFKKPRLDSSSAVPPKVGVQAVVVPKIETGGWNSVKVKRSTVSDNGLQKVQKPSRFASIQQERECRVIIESDEEIDDAFSCLFGEKETGVDMAEEVMEETDRILRRARRRKRKCSNTIIII
- the LOC103401937 gene encoding putative recombination initiation defects 3 isoform X2 codes for the protein MKLKINKVCDLSSISVLPPHTRRPNAVPNGQASQFRSQPSDQSYSQGLSSQHNMFSQLSQNSQCDVLTNDQRFGSQERANSAKKVAYLPLSSHARDESQVQISRSSTNLMRKWSSASVLDHQCLNSEEFEHRIGVMETSLNKFGMILDSVQSDVMQVNKGMKDVSMEMEVVRQKLMAQDHLLQLMIKGQEDFKTSLDGGIKSISEEVSKITYQDKLQEISLALSALPEKIGVTEATLLKSQNKLHESFVKEMQKFPCSQNQSTSIKICEAPSIIPPKGAAYCAIAQGNPQPIKSVLPSGKFKKPRLDSSSAVPPKVGVQAVVVPKIETGGWNSVKVKRSTVSDNGLQKVQKPSRFASIQQERECRVIIESDEEIDDAFSCLFGEKETDMAEEVMEETDRILRRARRRKRKCSNTIIII